The sequence GGATACGGGATCGGCTGGGTGGGAGGCAGGCCCCTGCTTCACAAACTTTTCTCGGAGTCAAAGATCCAGGTTGTGAAAAAGGCTTTCGAAAAGTATGAGATCTGGGCTATCGCGGTTGCAGGGTTCACACCGGTGCCCTACAAGGTCTTCACCCTTTCAGCAGGCACCTTCGAAATACCGTTCAAGCCTTTTGTCCTGGTATCGGCTTTAAGCCGCAGCGCCCGTTTTTTCATGGTGACCGGGGCTATTTATTTTTGGGGAGAGTCGGTGAGGCACCTCATTGAAGATTACTTCAACTGGCTCAGTATCGTTTTTATGGTCCTTCTCGCGGGAGGTTTTTTTCTGGTCAAGTACGTTGTTGACCGGAGTCATCGGGAACATGAGGGGTAGTTTGATCTCAGATTTCAAATCTCAGATCTCAAAGCCACCAAAATGCACTCGTGCACTGGTGCACTGGTGCACTCTTTCCCGGTTCACGGTTCACGGTTCACAGTTCACCCGTGGCCGCCTGGGTTTCTGCCTGATATTATTAATGGCTGCCATCACTACAGGTTGCGCCTCCAGGCAGGTGTATTACCCCCCGAAACCGTGGGTCCCCGTGAAACAGCCGGGCCAGGACCAGGGCTTTACCGGCATTTATCACACGGTGGAAACAGGTCAAACCTTGTGGCGGATCTCCAAAACTTATGGGGTTGACCTGGAGACGCTGCAGTGGGTAAATGACGTTGAGGATGTAACCGACCTGCGTATTGGCAGGGTGCTATTCATTCCCGGGGTCAGTCAGGCTCTTGAAGTCCTGTCCACCCCTACGGAGGATGAAACACCTTCCATGGAAGGGATCACGCTGA is a genomic window of bacterium containing:
- a CDS encoding DedA family protein, translating into MVEGMINWMTGWAQSPSGETALFLLAFAESSFFPIPPDVLLIAMAMLRPEMAFKLALICAVGSVLGGMFGYGIGWVGGRPLLHKLFSESKIQVVKKAFEKYEIWAIAVAGFTPVPYKVFTLSAGTFEIPFKPFVLVSALSRSARFFMVTGAIYFWGESVRHLIEDYFNWLSIVFMVLLAGGFFLVKYVVDRSHREHEG